One Maribacter cobaltidurans genomic window carries:
- a CDS encoding SPFH domain-containing protein, with amino-acid sequence MSNEKNYSPINGYLMILVILILLIGGIALLKIYLGIFLIILGVICLAGFVLVNPNGSRVLLLFGKYVGTIKKNGFFWVNPLFTKKKISLRASNFDSERLKVNDKLGNPVMISTILVWRVTNTYKAAFEVDDYQNFVRVQTDAAVRKLASMYPYDNFADEGLDEDITLRSSVNEVSEALETEVQERLAMAGIEVLEARIGYLAYAQEIANAMLKRQQATAIVAARHKIVEGAVSMVEMALHELSKKELVTLDEERKAAMVSNLMVVLCSDKDASPIVNAGTLNH; translated from the coding sequence ATGTCAAACGAAAAAAATTACAGTCCTATCAATGGCTATCTCATGATTTTAGTCATTTTAATACTACTCATTGGCGGTATTGCACTTCTTAAAATTTATTTGGGCATCTTCCTAATAATCCTAGGCGTTATTTGTCTGGCCGGATTTGTTCTGGTAAATCCCAATGGATCGAGAGTGCTATTATTATTTGGAAAATATGTTGGAACCATAAAAAAGAACGGCTTCTTTTGGGTCAATCCACTTTTCACAAAAAAGAAAATTTCGTTACGGGCTAGTAACTTTGACAGTGAACGGTTAAAAGTAAACGATAAATTAGGTAACCCGGTAATGATCAGCACCATTTTGGTATGGAGGGTAACCAATACCTATAAAGCTGCCTTTGAGGTAGATGATTATCAAAATTTTGTTAGGGTACAGACAGATGCCGCGGTACGAAAACTGGCCAGTATGTATCCCTATGACAATTTTGCCGATGAAGGATTGGACGAGGACATTACCTTACGATCTAGCGTCAATGAGGTCAGTGAAGCTTTGGAAACCGAGGTGCAGGAGAGACTTGCCATGGCAGGGATAGAGGTTTTGGAAGCCAGAATTGGTTATTTGGCATACGCACAGGAAATTGCCAATGCCATGCTCAAAAGGCAACAGGCTACGGCCATTGTGGCGGCAAGGCATAAAATAGTGGAAGGGGCCGTAAGCATGGTAGAAATGGCCTTGCACGAGCTCAGCAAAAAGGAATTAGTCACCTTGGACGAGGAACGTAAGGCCGCTATGGTAAGTAATCTTATGGTAGTTTTGTGTTCGGATAAGGATGCATCTCCAATCGTAAATGCGGGGACCTTAAATCATTGA
- a CDS encoding transglycosylase domain-containing protein: MNKVKYYLNKIKPPILRYTLVGLLGLLFIFIFFVGSIYVGFWGNIPNKKELSNFQYQVASEVFSSDSTLIGKYYLNDRQPISFDQFPEHLLQALISIEDERFYEHSGVDYLSLFRVGLKTILMGDDSSGGGSTISQQLAKNLYPRRDRKKTNIVVDKIKEMFIASRLEDIYDKNEILTHYLNTVSFGDNAFGIESAALKFFNTHTKNLSIPQAATLVGMLKATYGYNPRIFPAKSKQRRNLVLYTMEKNGFISDEQYGSLKESELTLDYRDYDYSSGIAPYFREEVRKQLLDWTKKKNETGSDYNIYTSGLKIYTTLNFKMQQLAEETMVEHMSKLQDDFEKSYGKNAPWISNQNLIKKIARRSGAYQNLKKRGLEDEEIFDSLSRTKRKMTLKTWGEDREMEVSVLDSIQHYMKFLNTGSLSIDPTTGEVLSWIGGINFKQFKYDHISQSKRQVGSTFKPIVYTAALEEGIEPCTYFSAQEVEYENLKGWSPSNSGDKDEAYLNYSMEQGLSNSVNTVAVKVLEQTGIDKVISQAKDMGIEEKLPREPSLALGTGEIKMLDLAKAYTTYINEGHWVEPFLIKAIATKNDSVLAEFKSKRSTKKAFTIENGQIMIEMMKSTINSGTASRIHSTYKISNDIAGKTGTTQNNKDAWFVALTPKMIHMTWVGLDNHEIGFRNTTLGQGANAALPMFALLMQKMNKAKEFTTITKARFPAPSEHVREMLDCEPVKRDGFFKRLFKNPNKKKTKKFKDQT; the protein is encoded by the coding sequence ATGAACAAGGTAAAATATTATTTAAACAAAATAAAACCGCCCATTCTTAGGTATACGTTGGTGGGATTACTCGGTTTGTTATTTATATTCATTTTTTTCGTTGGTAGTATTTATGTTGGGTTTTGGGGTAATATTCCCAATAAAAAAGAACTTTCAAATTTTCAATATCAAGTTGCTTCTGAAGTGTTCTCTTCGGATAGTACTCTAATTGGAAAGTATTATCTCAATGACCGGCAACCTATCTCTTTTGATCAATTTCCTGAACATCTCCTCCAGGCTTTGATATCCATTGAGGACGAACGCTTTTATGAACATTCGGGCGTGGATTACCTAAGTCTTTTTAGGGTGGGCCTAAAAACGATACTCATGGGAGACGATTCATCAGGTGGCGGAAGTACCATTAGTCAACAATTAGCCAAAAACCTTTATCCAAGGAGGGATAGAAAGAAAACAAATATCGTGGTGGATAAGATCAAAGAAATGTTCATTGCAAGTAGACTTGAGGATATATATGACAAAAATGAGATACTTACCCACTACCTCAACACCGTATCCTTTGGCGACAATGCTTTTGGTATAGAAAGTGCCGCCCTAAAGTTTTTCAATACCCATACCAAGAACTTATCTATTCCACAGGCTGCTACACTGGTTGGCATGCTAAAGGCGACTTATGGATATAACCCCAGAATTTTTCCGGCGAAAAGCAAGCAAAGAAGAAACTTGGTGCTATATACCATGGAAAAAAACGGATTCATTTCGGATGAGCAGTATGGTTCATTAAAAGAATCGGAACTAACACTCGACTATAGGGATTACGACTACAGCTCTGGGATAGCCCCCTATTTTAGGGAGGAAGTCCGGAAACAATTATTGGATTGGACCAAAAAGAAAAACGAAACGGGATCGGATTACAACATTTATACCTCGGGCCTAAAGATTTATACTACCCTAAATTTCAAGATGCAACAATTGGCAGAGGAAACTATGGTGGAACATATGAGTAAGCTTCAAGACGATTTTGAAAAAAGTTATGGAAAGAATGCTCCTTGGATTTCCAATCAAAATTTGATAAAAAAAATAGCAAGAAGAAGTGGGGCCTACCAGAATTTAAAAAAGAGAGGATTAGAGGATGAGGAAATTTTTGATAGCCTTAGTCGAACCAAAAGAAAAATGACCCTAAAGACTTGGGGAGAGGATCGGGAAATGGAGGTCAGTGTTCTGGACAGTATTCAACACTACATGAAATTTCTCAATACCGGATCACTTTCCATTGACCCCACAACGGGCGAAGTACTTTCTTGGATCGGCGGGATTAACTTCAAGCAGTTTAAGTATGACCATATCTCGCAGAGCAAGCGGCAGGTGGGATCAACGTTTAAACCTATTGTCTATACTGCTGCATTAGAAGAAGGTATAGAACCTTGCACATATTTCTCGGCTCAGGAAGTTGAATACGAAAATTTAAAAGGATGGTCCCCAAGTAATTCCGGAGATAAGGATGAAGCCTACCTCAATTATTCCATGGAGCAAGGTTTAAGTAATTCCGTAAATACGGTGGCGGTAAAAGTGTTGGAACAGACCGGTATAGACAAGGTGATTTCCCAAGCCAAAGATATGGGCATTGAAGAAAAATTACCAAGGGAACCCTCTTTGGCCTTGGGAACCGGCGAAATTAAAATGTTGGATCTGGCAAAAGCCTATACTACCTATATCAATGAGGGACATTGGGTAGAACCTTTTTTAATAAAGGCAATAGCTACAAAAAATGATTCTGTTTTAGCTGAATTTAAATCCAAAAGGAGCACAAAAAAGGCCTTTACGATAGAAAACGGACAAATTATGATTGAAATGATGAAATCTACAATCAATTCCGGAACTGCATCCAGAATCCATTCCACCTATAAAATTTCCAATGATATTGCTGGAAAGACGGGGACCACCCAAAATAACAAGGATGCTTGGTTTGTTGCCTTAACTCCAAAGATGATACATATGACCTGGGTGGGACTGGACAATCATGAAATCGGTTTTAGAAATACTACCCTTGGTCAGGGAGCCAACGCCGCCCTTCCCATGTTTGCCTTGCTCATGCAAAAAATGAATAAAGCAAAGGAGTTTACCACAATTACAAAAGCAAGATTTCCGGCACCCAGCGAACACGTTAGGGAGATGCTAGACTGCGAACCGGTAAAAAGGGATGGATTCTTCAAAAGACTCTTTAAAAATCCGAATAAGAAAAAGACCAAAAAGTTTAAAGACCAAACGTAA
- a CDS encoding S1/P1 nuclease, giving the protein MKKLTLVFLIIFQFSFANDDVWSKTGHRVIGDVAEEYLSRRAKKAIDKLLDGQSLAAVSNFGDEIKADRKYREFSAWHYVNFPADKDYKDVEPSEYGDLVIGINKCIEIITSETSSKEDKAFYLKFLVHLIGDLHQPMHIGRLEDKGGNDIQLQWFGRGSNLHRVWDANMIDDYGMSFTELSSSLPRLSKNEVKAIQKGNIYDWIEETQEITNQVYESVEVGEKLAYQYSYKWWGTVENQLLKGGIRLATVLNEILG; this is encoded by the coding sequence ATGAAAAAACTTACACTTGTTTTTCTTATTATTTTTCAATTTTCATTCGCTAATGACGATGTATGGTCTAAAACTGGACATCGGGTTATTGGTGATGTTGCCGAGGAATATCTGAGCAGGAGGGCAAAAAAGGCCATTGATAAATTGTTGGACGGACAAAGTTTGGCGGCCGTGTCCAACTTTGGGGACGAAATCAAGGCCGATCGCAAATACAGGGAATTCAGCGCTTGGCACTATGTGAATTTTCCTGCGGACAAAGACTATAAAGATGTAGAGCCAAGTGAATATGGCGATTTGGTCATAGGAATCAACAAATGCATTGAAATAATCACCTCAGAAACAAGCTCCAAGGAAGACAAGGCATTTTACCTGAAATTTTTAGTGCACCTTATTGGGGATTTGCATCAACCTATGCATATTGGACGGCTCGAAGATAAGGGAGGTAACGATATTCAATTACAATGGTTTGGTAGGGGTAGTAACCTTCACAGAGTTTGGGATGCGAATATGATTGATGATTACGGTATGAGCTTCACGGAACTTTCGAGTTCTTTGCCCAGGCTTTCCAAGAACGAAGTTAAGGCAATTCAAAAGGGTAATATATATGACTGGATTGAGGAAACGCAAGAGATTACCAATCAGGTCTATGAATCGGTCGAAGTTGGTGAAAAGCTGGCCTATCAATACAGTTATAAATGGTGGGGCACTGTAGAAAATCAGCTTTTAAAGGGAGGAATACGGTTAGCCACTGTTTTGAACGAGATTTTGGGCTAA
- a CDS encoding TIGR03643 family protein has protein sequence MIKDFTERELDRIIEMAWEDRTPFDAITFQFGISEQETIEIMRKEMKPSSFRMWRKRVQGRTTKHRKLRENITGRFKCSRQRNISGNKISKR, from the coding sequence ATGATTAAAGACTTTACAGAAAGGGAACTGGACCGAATTATAGAAATGGCTTGGGAAGATAGAACCCCATTTGATGCCATTACATTTCAATTTGGCATCAGTGAACAGGAAACTATTGAAATTATGCGAAAGGAGATGAAACCTAGCAGCTTTCGCATGTGGAGAAAAAGGGTACAGGGTAGGACCACGAAACATAGAAAGTTAAGGGAGAATATCACCGGCAGGTTTAAATGTTCCCGACAAAGGAATATTTCTGGGAACAAAATCTCAAAGCGATAA
- a CDS encoding alpha-ketoglutarate-dependent dioxygenase AlkB family protein: MSKTQKEGNHLDLPDSDIIYYPHFMEKQEADSYFKLLRWETPWQQDDIKVFGKVYVQPRLTALYANNNKPYSYSNITMKPHHFTATLLELKNKIESQHPNNFTTCLLNLYRDGKDSNGWHADDEKELGRNPVIASLSLGAERMFHFKHKTKTHLKHKMVLEHGSLLLMQGETQHMWKHQIPKTAKQVGERINLTFRVIK, encoded by the coding sequence ATGTCCAAAACTCAAAAAGAAGGTAATCATTTAGATTTACCGGATTCCGATATTATTTACTATCCTCATTTTATGGAAAAGCAGGAGGCCGACTCGTACTTTAAATTATTAAGGTGGGAAACACCCTGGCAGCAGGATGATATTAAAGTATTTGGTAAGGTGTATGTCCAGCCTAGGCTAACCGCTTTGTACGCGAACAACAACAAGCCCTACTCCTACTCCAATATTACCATGAAGCCACATCACTTTACGGCAACTCTATTGGAATTAAAAAATAAAATAGAATCCCAGCACCCCAATAATTTCACAACCTGCTTACTAAATCTATATAGAGATGGTAAAGATAGTAATGGCTGGCATGCAGATGATGAAAAGGAATTGGGCAGAAATCCCGTAATAGCATCCTTAAGTTTAGGAGCGGAAAGAATGTTTCATTTTAAACATAAAACAAAAACCCATTTGAAACATAAAATGGTTTTAGAACATGGTAGTTTGCTATTGATGCAAGGAGAGACCCAACATATGTGGAAGCATCAAATTCCAAAAACAGCAAAACAAGTCGGGGAACGAATAAATCTGACCTTTAGGGTGATAAAGTAA
- a CDS encoding AraC family transcriptional regulator, whose translation MIVQKPAFEAIEPDFGHSFTYQKFDEHKLNRNNLWHYHPELELVYVNGGSGKRQIGSHVSYYTNGDLILIGSNLPHCGLTDALTGNTSETVVQMKLDFLGTDFFTIPEMKKIKSLFDAASGGIAFHGKTKRKIGDKIEVLEYQTDFQRLLSILNILNELGNSDEMKMLNATGFSLATDVKDNDRINVVFNHVKNNFKEEITLEEISSMVSMTIPSFCRYFKKITNKTFVQFVNEYRLVHASKLLAEKPMSITEVCFECGFNNFSHFNKSFKAFTGQNPSEYRNELKTVLV comes from the coding sequence ATGATTGTACAAAAACCTGCTTTTGAAGCCATTGAACCAGATTTTGGGCATTCCTTTACCTATCAAAAATTTGATGAGCATAAGCTAAACCGTAACAATTTATGGCATTACCATCCGGAATTAGAGTTGGTATATGTTAATGGTGGGTCTGGAAAACGCCAGATTGGAAGTCATGTATCCTATTATACCAATGGGGACCTTATATTAATAGGAAGTAATCTACCGCATTGTGGACTCACCGATGCCCTTACGGGGAATACCAGCGAAACAGTAGTTCAAATGAAGCTCGATTTTTTGGGAACTGATTTTTTTACTATTCCAGAAATGAAAAAAATCAAAAGTCTCTTTGATGCGGCCAGTGGTGGCATTGCATTTCACGGTAAGACGAAAAGAAAAATTGGTGATAAAATTGAAGTGCTGGAATATCAAACTGATTTCCAACGCTTATTAAGTATACTCAATATTTTAAATGAGCTTGGTAATTCCGATGAAATGAAGATGCTCAACGCTACCGGATTCTCCTTAGCTACGGATGTAAAGGACAACGATAGAATAAACGTTGTTTTCAACCATGTCAAGAACAATTTTAAGGAGGAGATAACCCTAGAAGAGATATCGTCCATGGTAAGTATGACTATACCTTCTTTCTGCCGATACTTTAAAAAAATTACCAATAAGACCTTTGTACAGTTCGTAAATGAATACAGATTGGTGCATGCTTCCAAATTATTGGCGGAGAAACCTATGAGCATCACTGAAGTCTGTTTTGAGTGCGGCTTCAACAACTTTTCACATTTTAATAAATCGTTTAAGGCTTTTACGGGTCAAAATCCGAGCGAGTACAGAAATGAACTGAAAACGGTTTTGGTATAA
- a CDS encoding DoxX family protein, giving the protein MTLDYPWHLYLMAIIYVFAGIMHFIKPKIYLRIMPRYIPYHNFLVPLSGVFEIVLGIALCFQETKNIAIYGIIAMLFVFLLVHFNMLKGETEAAGLPKWLLLLRIPLQFILMYWAYQYITL; this is encoded by the coding sequence ATGACATTAGACTATCCATGGCACTTATACCTAATGGCGATAATTTATGTATTCGCCGGTATTATGCATTTTATCAAACCTAAAATATACCTTAGGATAATGCCAAGATACATTCCTTATCATAATTTTTTGGTGCCCTTGAGCGGAGTCTTTGAAATTGTTTTAGGTATTGCCCTTTGTTTTCAAGAAACAAAAAATATCGCTATTTATGGTATCATAGCAATGCTGTTCGTTTTTTTATTGGTTCACTTTAATATGCTTAAGGGAGAAACAGAAGCGGCAGGTCTTCCAAAATGGTTGTTGCTATTACGTATTCCGTTACAATTCATTCTTATGTATTGGGCCTACCAATACATTACATTATAA
- a CDS encoding MOSC domain-containing protein: MKVISTNICNKPKTFIWNGKEEQTGIFKYPTDDKLFLTKGDVKKDTVIDRVHHGGENKACYLFDKDQYPFWKGKYPNLDWNWGMFGENLTVGHLDESKIRVGNIYSIGNALVQVSQPREPCYKLGIRFGTQEVLKQFIDQNRPGTYVKILEEGEVAVGDEFKLVELSKNTLTVQEFYELMFLREKPQGLLKKFMDNVAVPQYKKDRFLKYIK, encoded by the coding sequence ATGAAGGTCATCTCCACCAATATTTGCAACAAACCCAAAACATTTATTTGGAACGGTAAGGAAGAACAAACCGGTATTTTTAAATATCCTACGGATGATAAATTATTTTTGACTAAGGGTGATGTTAAGAAAGACACGGTGATAGACAGGGTCCACCATGGCGGCGAAAACAAGGCATGTTATCTTTTTGACAAAGATCAATATCCATTTTGGAAGGGAAAATATCCTAACCTCGATTGGAATTGGGGCATGTTCGGGGAAAATTTAACGGTGGGCCATTTGGATGAATCCAAAATTCGTGTAGGCAATATCTATAGTATAGGAAATGCCTTGGTACAAGTCTCACAGCCTAGGGAACCTTGTTATAAATTGGGAATACGTTTTGGGACCCAAGAAGTTTTAAAGCAGTTTATCGATCAAAACCGTCCTGGAACCTATGTTAAAATTTTAGAGGAAGGGGAAGTTGCTGTAGGTGATGAATTTAAATTGGTAGAGTTATCCAAAAATACACTTACCGTCCAAGAGTTTTACGAGCTTATGTTCTTAAGGGAAAAACCACAAGGACTTTTAAAAAAATTCATGGACAATGTGGCCGTGCCCCAATATAAAAAGGATAGGTTTTTAAAATATATAAAATGA
- a CDS encoding DUF6249 domain-containing protein → MEGPVFVFISLFIVVFGISYLFFSTRNKERLALIDKGADASIFVRGKREKAAPFWKILVLNLALLLMGIGAGIMIGGILDSSLNVDTEIAMPGSIFLMAGTGLLIGFFLTKRLDKED, encoded by the coding sequence ATGGAAGGACCAGTATTCGTTTTTATCAGCTTATTTATAGTAGTTTTCGGTATTAGTTACTTATTTTTCTCCACTCGGAACAAGGAACGGTTGGCATTAATAGATAAAGGAGCAGATGCAAGTATTTTTGTACGAGGTAAAAGGGAAAAGGCGGCTCCCTTTTGGAAAATTCTAGTTTTAAATTTAGCCCTATTGCTCATGGGAATCGGTGCTGGGATTATGATTGGAGGTATTTTGGATAGTTCTTTAAATGTAGATACTGAAATTGCCATGCCAGGATCTATTTTCCTTATGGCAGGTACTGGACTATTAATAGGCTTTTTCCTCACCAAAAGATTGGACAAAGAAGATTAG
- a CDS encoding RNA polymerase sigma factor gives MSKDKDQPIIVLAQNGNMSAYEKLVDRYKHMVFTLALRIVGNREDAEEVAQDTFLKVYSALPTFKGDSKFSTWLYKIAYRKGLDFLKKQNKHPVTSSLDVHFKPVSRLVTEAWNTLETKERRRTVKKAIEKLEADDGILITLFYFEELSLMEISEITDMEANTVKVKLFRARKKLADILRNSLEPETIQGYERARK, from the coding sequence ATGAGCAAAGACAAAGACCAACCTATAATTGTGCTTGCCCAAAATGGCAACATGTCCGCTTACGAGAAATTAGTGGATAGATACAAGCATATGGTTTTTACCTTGGCCTTACGAATAGTAGGAAATAGGGAAGATGCAGAAGAGGTAGCCCAGGACACCTTTTTAAAGGTATATAGTGCTTTACCAACCTTTAAGGGGGACTCCAAATTTTCTACTTGGTTATATAAAATAGCCTATAGAAAGGGATTGGATTTCCTTAAAAAACAAAATAAGCATCCGGTAACAAGTAGTTTGGATGTACATTTTAAACCCGTTTCCCGTTTGGTTACGGAAGCATGGAATACATTGGAAACAAAGGAAAGAAGAAGAACGGTAAAAAAGGCCATAGAAAAACTGGAAGCAGATGACGGTATCCTTATTACCCTATTTTATTTTGAAGAGCTTTCTTTAATGGAAATTTCGGAAATTACAGATATGGAAGCAAATACTGTTAAGGTTAAACTTTTTAGGGCTAGGAAAAAATTAGCCGATATTTTAAGAAATTCGTTGGAACCTGAAACAATTCAAGGTTATGAAAGAGCAAGAAAATAA
- a CDS encoding solute:sodium symporter family transporter: MIFISFILFTGFVAFYATYQLRKDQLSTKDGYFLGGRSLTGIVIAGSLLLTNISTEHLVGMNGSSYRNGAIIIAWEVTSALALVIGALYFAPRYLKMGLTTIPEFLEKRFDGLTRTLVALLLIISFVATLLPIVLYTGALNIEAIFDISNLLNISKSQGIWVTILIVGTIGAIYAIFGGLKMVAYTDTINGFGLLVAGLLVPILALLSIGNGNLFHGLGEVFENSPEKFNVISHESGVGEGARSAILPFEVLFTGLMVNQIYFWTMHQSIIQRVLGAVSLKEAQKGLLFTGLLKILVPLIIVLPGLIAFYYFGESFYDNPDSVYPELVKKVMPFWLTGFFVAVMMGAILSTFNSALNSAATVFSLGIYKRYISKESSNQKLVRIGKWTSFLLAVFAIGIAPFVANAPDGLYQLLQQLNGIFFIPIASVITAGFLFPKVSAFGAKVGLGFGLVFYVLLYYVLEVNLHFVHIWGIEFVLNIGIMHLASMYRPTKERFSIQDANVLDLKPWKYAKPFSLFLVLFTVILYFVLGNV; the protein is encoded by the coding sequence ATGATATTTATCTCCTTTATACTTTTTACGGGGTTTGTCGCTTTTTACGCGACCTACCAGCTACGTAAGGATCAATTGAGTACCAAGGACGGGTACTTTTTGGGCGGGCGTTCCTTGACCGGAATTGTTATAGCCGGATCTCTACTGCTTACCAATATTTCCACGGAACATTTAGTGGGAATGAATGGCTCCTCCTATAGAAATGGGGCTATTATTATTGCTTGGGAGGTGACTTCAGCACTGGCCTTGGTCATTGGAGCCTTGTATTTTGCACCAAGGTATTTGAAAATGGGACTGACCACTATCCCAGAATTTTTGGAAAAACGTTTTGATGGTCTCACACGAACCCTGGTGGCGTTACTCCTTATAATTTCATTCGTAGCCACTTTATTGCCCATTGTTCTTTATACCGGAGCACTTAACATCGAGGCAATTTTTGATATCTCCAACCTTTTGAACATTAGTAAATCCCAAGGTATTTGGGTCACCATTTTGATAGTGGGAACTATTGGTGCCATTTATGCCATTTTTGGAGGATTAAAAATGGTAGCGTATACGGATACGATCAACGGATTTGGTCTTTTGGTAGCCGGACTCCTGGTACCCATTTTAGCTTTATTGAGTATTGGTAATGGAAACTTGTTTCATGGTTTGGGCGAGGTTTTTGAGAATAGTCCGGAGAAGTTCAATGTAATAAGCCACGAATCTGGAGTGGGGGAAGGGGCAAGGTCTGCCATTCTGCCTTTTGAAGTTTTGTTTACTGGTCTCATGGTCAACCAAATTTATTTTTGGACCATGCACCAATCCATTATCCAAAGGGTTTTGGGTGCGGTAAGTTTGAAAGAGGCGCAAAAAGGGCTATTGTTTACCGGTCTTCTTAAAATACTGGTTCCCTTGATCATTGTTTTACCTGGACTGATCGCCTTCTACTACTTTGGTGAATCGTTCTATGATAATCCAGATAGCGTTTATCCGGAATTGGTAAAGAAAGTAATGCCCTTTTGGCTCACCGGTTTTTTTGTGGCCGTGATGATGGGTGCCATCTTAAGTACCTTCAACAGTGCACTCAACAGTGCGGCTACCGTTTTTAGTTTGGGCATTTACAAAAGGTACATATCCAAAGAATCCAGTAATCAAAAACTGGTTAGAATAGGTAAATGGACCTCCTTTTTATTGGCTGTTTTTGCCATAGGTATAGCTCCTTTTGTGGCAAATGCCCCAGACGGGCTCTATCAACTTTTACAGCAATTGAACGGCATTTTCTTTATACCCATAGCCAGTGTCATTACTGCAGGTTTTCTTTTCCCTAAAGTATCGGCCTTTGGAGCAAAGGTGGGCCTTGGTTTTGGTCTTGTTTTCTATGTATTGTTGTATTATGTACTTGAAGTAAACTTGCATTTTGTTCATATTTGGGGCATTGAGTTTGTTCTTAATATTGGAATCATGCATCTCGCCTCCATGTACCGGCCCACCAAGGAAAGGTTCTCCATACAAGATGCCAATGTTCTGGATTTGAAACCCTGGAAATACGCTAAACCTTTTAGCCTATTTTTGGTCCTGTTCACGGTTATTTTATATTTTGTATTGGGAAATGTCTAG
- a CDS encoding inositol oxygenase family protein, whose translation MEEKTFRNYDAPDVSVAVKEHYRKMRKNQTYDYVQRMHKKYLTFDKPMDLWEAMTHLNSLIDVSDPDLDLPNVQHLIQSAEAIRADNRPDWMQLTGLIHDLGKIMFMWGSDADGTSQAEQWGMVGDVFVVGCKLPSSCVYPEFNELNPDMKDERYNTTTGIYEEGCGLDNLELAWGHDEYLYQVLNNHKENTLPDEAMVMIRYHSFYPWHSGGSYKELTNEKDKEYLEIIKDFNKYDLYTKSQKIYDLEDVREYYQPIAEKYLGKGPIYW comes from the coding sequence ATGGAAGAAAAAACGTTTAGAAATTACGATGCCCCTGATGTATCGGTCGCCGTAAAGGAACATTACCGAAAAATGCGTAAAAATCAAACGTACGATTATGTACAACGTATGCATAAAAAGTACCTGACCTTTGATAAGCCGATGGACCTGTGGGAAGCCATGACCCATTTAAATAGTTTGATTGATGTAAGCGATCCCGATCTCGATCTGCCCAATGTGCAACACCTGATACAAAGTGCGGAGGCCATTCGTGCGGATAACAGACCGGATTGGATGCAACTCACGGGTTTGATACATGACTTGGGAAAAATAATGTTCATGTGGGGAAGCGATGCCGACGGTACCAGCCAAGCCGAGCAGTGGGGAATGGTTGGGGATGTGTTCGTGGTAGGATGTAAACTGCCCTCTTCCTGTGTATACCCTGAGTTCAATGAATTGAACCCGGACATGAAAGATGAACGTTATAACACTACAACGGGTATTTATGAAGAAGGTTGTGGATTGGACAATTTGGAATTGGCCTGGGGGCATGACGAATATTTATATCAAGTACTAAATAACCATAAGGAAAATACCTTACCAGATGAGGCTATGGTCATGATTAGATACCATTCGTTTTATCCTTGGCATTCCGGAGGCAGCTATAAAGAGCTTACAAACGAAAAGGACAAGGAGTATTTGGAAATCATCAAGGACTTCAATAAATATGACCTGTATACCAAAAGTCAAAAAATATATGACTTGGAAGATGTGCGGGAGTACTACCAGCCTATTGCGGAAAAATATTTGGGCAAAGGGCCTATTTATTGGTAA